A portion of the Malania oleifera isolate guangnan ecotype guangnan chromosome 3, ASM2987363v1, whole genome shotgun sequence genome contains these proteins:
- the LOC131150212 gene encoding uncharacterized protein LOC131150212 has product MPEKGVSWPLAYLWVPRPNHLLQWRLWVLTAVVFLGTLAVWSIDGCNVKRLIEARSFRREYATLKLNRSVTLTYTDRDLTQNTHNFTLHIHYVPVNNHTQNHPNVTHLIHRKNPENRSHSKPQLPTNNHKQPASSPVYRKPNLNLAQPQAPANLRWISAELEQNLTSNLLARWLAPGGVPCKDSRTLKIAIHGLDGRDSIELSAGEIHEFVFRALDDSGNPRCLGGDYFETDISGERWKSRPPVKDLGNGSYSFSLQVHPDFAGNYNFSVILLFRHFEGLKFSPERFAFDKELRRLSIKFYSKKKAQLPELRTCTKSDFTRDVWSGRWTRLAKNDDCQIGDDGRYRCLRPDFACRNQWCNGSLALLESNGWVYSSHCSFKIFTGDSAWNCLKNRWIFFWGDSNHVDTIRNMLNFILDLPNIPSVPRRFDMNFTNPKDPSQSVRITSIFNGHSNETKNYLGLHSLRDERFRNLLKQYFSENTIPDTMIMNSGLHDGVYWRNIRQFAQGAEYAAKFWAEVMESVRRRGQPVPEFIYRTTVATGGYARTLAFNPNKMEAFNWVFLEKLREAGLIAGVIDDFDLSYAWHFDNRCNDGVHYGRAPAKMRWRDGQIGHQYFVDLMLAHVLLNRLCVS; this is encoded by the coding sequence ATGCCGGAGAAAGGAGTGAGCTGGCCGCTGGCGTACCTATGGGTTCCCCGGCCAAACCATCTGCTTCAATGGCGCTTGTGGGTGTTGACGGCCGTCGTTTTTCTGGGAACGTTGGCGGTTTGGAGCATTGATGGGTGTAATGTAAAGAGATTGATTGAGGCAAGGAGTTTCCGGCGAGAGTATGCTACTTTGAAGCTCAATAGGTCGGTTACTTTGACCTATACTGACCGGGATCTGACCCAGAACACCCATAATTTCACTCTGCACATCCATTACGTCCCCGTTAATAATCATACCCAAAACCATCCCAATGTGACCCATTTGATCCACCGCAAAAATCCTGAAAATCGCAGTCACTCTAAACCGCAATTGCCTACGAACAATCATAAGCAACCTGCTTCATCTCCGGTTTACCGAAAACCCAACCTGAATCTGGCGCAACCACAAGCTCCGGCGAACTTGAGATGGATATCGGCTGAGTTAGAGCAGAATTTGACGTCGAATCTCCTGGCTCGTTGGTTGGCTCCCGGTGGTGTGCCCTGCAAAGACTCGAGGACTCTGAAAATAGCGATTCATGGTTTGGACGGTCGAGATTCGATCGAGCTCTCCGCCGGAGAAATTCATGAATTTGTTTTTCGAGCACTGGATGATTCCGGGAATCCTCGGTGTTTGGGTGGAGATTACTTTGAGACCGATATTTCCGGGGAGAGGTGGAAATCTCGACCACCCGTCAAAGATTTGGGCAATGGTTCTTACTCATTTTCGCTCCAAGTTCATCCTGATTTTGCAGGGAATTACAATTTCAGCGTGATTCTCCTTTTCCGGCACTTCGAGGGTCTCAAATTCTCTCCCGAACGGTTCGCTTTCGACAAAGAACTCAGACGATTATCCATCAAATTTTACTCTAAGAAGAAAGCTCAATTACCGGAGTTGCGGACTTGCACAAAATCTGACTTCACGAGAGATGTTTGGTCCGGGAGGTGGACGAGGCTCGCAAAGAACGATGATTGCCAGATTGGAGACGATGGCCGGTACCGGTGCCTGAGACCCGATTTTGCCTGCCGTAATCAATGGTGTAATGGTTCATTGGCTCTTTTGGAGAGCAATGGTTGGGTCTACTCGAGCCATTGCTCCTTCAAAATATTTACCGGCGACTCTGCTTGGAATTGTTTGAAGAACCGATGGATTTTCTTCTGGGGCGATTCGAATCACGTCGACACGATTCGAAACATGCTCAATTTCATCCTTGATTTGCCCAATATTCCGTCAGTTCCCCGGCGGTTCGACATGAATTTCACGAACCCCAAAGACCCATCTCAGTCTGTTCGAATCACCAGCATCTTCAATGGCCATTCAAACGAGACAAAAAATTATCTGGGCTTGCACTCGCTAAGAGACGAAAGATTTCGAAATCTTTTGAAGCAGTACTTCTCGGAAAACACAATCCCGGACACGATGATCATGAACTCCGGGTTACACGACGGCGTCTACTGGCGAAATATCAGACAATTCGCCCAAGGAGCAGAGTACGCGGCGAAGTTTTGGGCGGAGGTGATGGAGTCGGTGCGGCGGAGGGGGCAGCCCGTGCCGGAATTCATATACCGGACGACGGTGGCGACCGGCGGGTATGCGAGGACGTTGGCATTCAATCCTAACAAGATGGAGGCTTTCAATTGGGTGTTCTTGGAGAAGTTGAGAGAAGCAGGGTTGATTGCAGGGGTGATTGATGACTTTGACTTGAGCTACGCTTGGCATTTCGATAACCGGTGTAACGACGGCGTGCATTACGGCCGAGCTCCGGCGAAGATGCGGTGGAGGGACGGCCAAATCGGGCACCAGTACTTTGTGGACCTCATGCTGGCACATGTGCTGCTCAACAGGCTGTGTGTGAGTTAG